The proteins below come from a single Salvelinus fontinalis isolate EN_2023a chromosome 1, ASM2944872v1, whole genome shotgun sequence genomic window:
- the LOC129851703 gene encoding uncharacterized protein LOC129851703, giving the protein MELGVDRAFPAYVSPMGSKGCSGRQKTRIPEFIQRSGTGRTTTQHSKDKDEERRRRGDEERRKGDSGGSRKNATMAPTSGYMSDRRQYSIRAPVVTTTEQQTSILKKSYLQEHPEYVRWAEQESPDNFNPSQADISPCSASKEDLNTSLGVSDLRTRLSHKEPTFRSIYMGSKPGRHSLSSRPLEVHSFSTPLRPKWTSTLLSSLSPSYIPHLHPSRQRRTEHGCRRMVAGEVYQSCEGGGETYLNVGPSVGDSKGRSNPALQTMCPHQANCWPCTISSSLPHSPDRHSSSWDPDKEYQSLLDYTYPLRPGRVVGGWDTSELGGGSLIQTDPGLLDSGIELNHLCSSNSLSALDFSLSVAAGVGTSRAREMGMLGIGQRSSELRGFSHSKSSDGRLSTSPFFSADPIGLSVESLDNSGSGGGLNHSHRSGGGHYRQHGSSSSSSTTFIRTTSILPRPGYLGKWDLDEEFWPLPEQLEELQGLSQQVREVTAQLSQSVTANWDSLERGNTSAQSCMTMAEKQEAEEEIEEQEQNKEEEREDEKEKEEVSISEALQYFNKAIHCGESFQAARGSGFRMEAGVVGRGVRRASLREAAGMVDQLSGLTLAEFQTGSQGVQVQRESLMQHIQTFCSNLEELIQWLYTVVERMEVLEPPTVDIKSVKSSLADYKRFQREVNAHQPLTTSVLQTGELLLGCLTSTSPVLKETLCLIERQSKALETHSEHLFSSIISAMDRLTQPREPSGREETQAGDPDRMAVQGTAQ; this is encoded by the exons ATGGAGCTGGGAGTTGACAGGGCCTTCCCAGCATACGTCTCTCCGATGGGGTCCAAGGGCTGCAGTGGGCGACAGAAGACCCGGATTCCAGAGTTTATCCAGAGGAGTGGGACAGGCAGAACAACAACCCAACATTCCAAAGACaaagacgaggagaggaggagacgaggagatgaggagaggaggaaaggggacagcgGTGGTTCCAGGAAGAATGCTACCATGGCACCCACCTCCGGTTATATGAGTGACAGGAGGCAGTACTCTATAAGGGCACCGGTGGTCACCACCACAGAGCAGCAGACCTCCATCCTAAAGAAATCATACCTACAGGAGCACCCAGAATAC GTTAGATGGGCTGAACAGGAGTCCCCAGACAACTTCAACCCCTCTCAGGCTGACATCTCACCCTGCTCAGCTTCCAAAGAGGACCTCAACACCTCCTTGGGGGTGTCAGACCTCAGGACCAGGCTGTCACACAAAGAACCCACCTTCAGGTCAATATACATGGGCAGCAAGCCCGGCCGACACAGCCTCTCCAGCCGACCCCTGGAGGTCCATAGCTTCTCTACTCCACTCAGACCCAAGTGGACCTCCACTCTGCTATCCTCCCTCTCGCCTTCCTACATCCCCCATTTGCACCCCTccagacagagacggacagagcaTGGTTGCAGGAGAATGGTTGCAGGTGAAGTTTATCAATCATGTGAAGGGGGAGGGGAAACGTATCTAAACGTAGGCCCTTCAGTGGGCGACTCCAAGGGTCGCTCCAACCCTGCGCTCCAAACCATGTGTCCCCACCAGGCCAACTGCTGGCCCTGTACCATTTCCAGCTCCCTGCCCCACTCCCCAGACCGACACTCTTCGAGCTGGGACCCTGATAAGGAGTATCAGAGCCTCCTGGACTACACCTACCCCCTGAGGCCAGGTAGGGTGGTGGGTGGATGGGATACCTCTGAGCTCGGGGGTGGGTCTCTTATCCAGACAGACCCGGGCCTCCTGGATTCGGGGATAGAACTGAACCACCTCTGTAGCTCCAACAGCCTATCAGCTTTGGACTTTTCCCTAAGTGTCGCGGCAGGGGTGGGCACCAGTAGGGCCAGGGAGATGGGGATGCTGGGTATAGGTCAGAGGTCATCTGAGCTGCGTGGGTTCTCACACTCCAAGTCCTCTGATGGTCGCCTCTCCACTAGCCCCTTCTTCTCTGCGGACCCTATTGGTCTATCAGTAGAGAGTCTGGACAATAGTGGAAGTGGTGGTGGTCTGAACCATTCACATCGTAGCGGGGGAGGTCACTACCGCCAACAtggcagctcctcttcctcttccaccaCGTTCATCCGCACAACCAGTATCCTTCCCCGGCCAGGATACCTCGGAAAGTGGGATTTGGACGAGGAGTTCTGGCCTCTCCCGGAGCAGTTGGAGGAGCTCCAGGGTTTGTCCCAGCAGGTCAGGGAGGTGACGGCCCAACTCAGCCAGTCTGTCACAGCCAATTGGGACTCCCTGGAGAGGGGGAACACGTCCGCCCAGTCCTGCATGACCATGGCAGAGAAacaggaggcagaggaggagatagaAGAACAGGAGCAGAATAAGGAGGAAGAAAGGGAGgatgagaaggagaaagaggaagtGTCCATTTCTGAAGCACTTCAATACTTCAATAAAG CAATCCATTGTGGGGAGTCCTTCCAGGCAGCCAGAGGCTCTGGTTTTAGGATGGAGGCTGGGGTAGTAGGCAGGGGAGTGAGAAGGGCCAGTCTGAGGGAGGCGGCGGGCATGGTGGACCAGCTGAGTGGACTAACCCTGGCTGAGTTCCAGACGGGGAGCCAGGGGGTGCAGGTGCAAAGGGAGTCCCTCATGCAGCACATCCAG ACCTTCTGTTCTAACCTGGAGGAGCTCATCCAATGGCTGTACACGGTGGTGGAGAGGATGGAGGTGCTGGAGCCGCCCACTGTGGACATCAAGAGTGTCAAGTCATCCCTGGCGGATTATAAA AGGTTTCAGAGAGAAGTAAACGCCCACCAGCCCCTGACCACCTCTGTTCTGCAAACTGGAGAGCTTCTCCTGGGTTGTTTGACCTCCACTTCTCCCG TTCTGAAAGAGACCCTCTGTCTCATTGAGAGGCAGTCCAAGGCACTGGAGACCCACTCAGAGCACCTCTTCTCCTCTATTATCTCGGCCATGGACAGACTGACCCAGCCCAGGGAGCCcagtgggagagaggagacccaggCAGGGGACCCGGATAGGATGGCGGTCCAGGGGACAGCTCAGTGA
- the LOC129851719 gene encoding ras-related protein ORAB-1-like, with amino-acid sequence MNPEYDYLFKLLLIGDSGVGKSCLLLRFADDTYTESYISTIGVDFKIRTIELDGKTIKLQIWDTAGQERFRTITSSYYRGAHGIIVVYDVTDQESFNNVKQWLQEIDRYASENVNKLLVGNKCDLTTKKVVDYTTAKEFADSLSIPFLETSAKNATNVEQAFMTMAAEIKKRMGPGATTGGNERSNVKIDSTPVKPASGGCC; translated from the exons ATGAATCCCGAATA TGACTATTTATTCAAGCTGCTCCTGATCGGTGACTCTGGCGTCGGAAAGTCTTGTCTTCTGCTCCGATTTGCA GATGACACATACACAGAAAGCTACATTAGCACAATCGGAGTGGACTTCAAAATACGAACTATAGAATTAGACGGAAAGACTATTAAACTTCAAATC TGGGACACGGCGGGGCAGGAGAGGTTTCGCACAATCACATCCAGCTACTACAGAGGAGCCCACGGCATCATCGTAGTCTATGACGTCACAGACCAG GAGTCCTTCAATAATGTCAAGCAGTGGCTACAGGAAATTGACCGTTACGCCAGTGAAAACGTCAACAAGCTATTGGTAGGGAACAAGTGTGACCTGACAACAAAGAAAGTGGTGGATTACACAACAGCAAAG GAGTTTGCAGACTCCCTGAGCATCCCGTTCTTGGAAACGAGTGCCAAGAACGCCACCAATGTGGAGCAGGCCTTCATGACCATGGCTGCTGAGATAAAGAAGAGGATGGGCCCTGGGGCTACGACCGGAGGCAACGAGAGGTCCAATGTCAAGATCGACAGTACGCCTGTCAAACCTGCCTCGGGGGGCTGCTGCTAA